A DNA window from Betta splendens chromosome 6, fBetSpl5.4, whole genome shotgun sequence contains the following coding sequences:
- the rab3il1 gene encoding guanine nucleotide exchange factor for Rab-3A isoform X2, with protein sequence MDAFEGIHSVRISPSPPPPAPSSLGYEVLRAGGAGIAVYSSAVFFGAPDVLGRQRSRRGAEEEACAVGQLVDLDPEPESRVEGGGQAVPTSDRDHGALSRLRSPSLEMREKEIREKSSEILREQLDAAKRELKLKDKECERLSQVRNQLEQELEELTASLFEEAHKMVNDANVKQAGAEKQLKEAQGKIDVLQAEVTALKTLVLTSTPSSPNRQLHPQLQPSGSRGTHKHIRNKSASGTFPPLPVRAEPASVSMQPVAKEDREPAVPALLSLILCLVPGQSVSVNYEQGEGLGTDSRQMDSVLYAEFLMWKEHPTLDRSSAFLGRVYREDIGPCLSFTRSELSQLVQSAVENNSLTIEPVATSALPMVKASAIECGGPKKCALSGLSRLCRHRIKLGDKGSYYYISPSSRARITVVCNFFTYIRYIQQGLVRHSAEQMFWEVMRLRREMTVAKLGFYLCD encoded by the exons ATGGATGCGTTTGAGGGAATCCACAGCGTTCGGATCTCGCCCTCCCCGCCGCCTCCAGCCCCGTCCAGCCTGGGGTACGAGGTCCTCAGGGCGGGGGGCGCCGGGATAGCGGTGTATTCCTCGGCGGTCTTCTTTGGCGCTCCGGATGTGCTGGGACGCCAGCGCTCCAGAcggggagctgaggaggaggcctgTGCTGTCGGACA GTTGGTAGATCTGGATCCAGAGCCAGAGTCCAGGGTGGAGGGGGGCGGCCAGGCCGTTCCCACCTCAGACAGAGACCATGGTGCCCTCTCCCGGCTCCGCAGCCCCTCACTGGAAATGCGAGAGAAGGAAATCCGAGAAAAAAGCTCGGAGATCCTCAGGGAACAGCTGGATGCTGCAAAGAGG GAACTGAAACTAAAAGACAAGGAGTGCGAGCGTCTGTCGCAGGTCAGGaatcagctggagcaggagctggaggagctgacggCCAGTCTGTTCGAA GAAGCTCACAAAATGGTGAACGATGCAAACGTCAAACAAGcaggagcagagaagcagctgaaggaggctcAGGGGAAG ATCGATGTTCTCCAAGCCGAGGTCACGGCGCTGAAGACTCTAGTGTTGACGTCCACGCCGTCGTCGCCGAACCGCCAGCTgcatccacagctgcagccttcagGAAGCAGGGGGACGCACAAACACATCCGCAACAAGAGCGCCAGCGGTACCTTTCCACCGTTACCTGTGAGAGCAGAACCCGCATCCGTGTCCATGCAGCCTGTGGCCAAAGAGGACAGAGAG cctgctgttcctgctctcctctccctgaTTCTCTGTCTGGTTCCCGGACAGTCTGTCAGTGTGAACTATGAGCAGGGGGAGGGGCTGGGCACTGACAGCAGACAG ATGGACTCAGTTCTTTATGCCGAGTTTTTGATGTGGAAGGAGCATCCGACACTCGACCGTTCATCTGCCTTCCTGGGTCGCGTTTACAGAGAAGACATCGGACCCTGTCTCTCCTTCACGCGATCCGAG CTGTCCCAGCTGGTGCAGAGTGCAGTGGAAAACAACTCTCTGACCATCGAGCCCGTGGCCACGTCAGCGCTACCGATGGTTAAAGCCTCAGCTATAGAATGTGGAGGCCCCAA AAAATGTGCGTTGAGCGGCTTGTCGCGTCTCTGTCGACATCGCATTAAACTCGGCGACAAGGGGAGTTACTATTACATCTCTCCCTCGAGCAGAGCCCGG ATCACAGTTGTCTGCAACTTTTTCACCTACATCCGCTACATTCAGCAAGGCCTGGTCAGACACAGTG CGGAACAGATGTTCTGGGAGGTCATGCGGCTCCGCAGAGAGATGACTGTGGCCAAGTTGGGTTTTTACCTCTGTGACTAG
- the rab3il1 gene encoding guanine nucleotide exchange factor for Rab-3A isoform X4 — MDAFEGIHSVRISPSPPPPAPSSLGYEVLRAGGAGIAVYSSAVFFGAPDVLGRQRSRRGAEEEACAVGQLVDLDPEPESRVEGGGQAVPTSDRDHGALSRLRSPSLEMREKEIREKSSEILREQLDAAKRELKLKDKECERLSQVRNQLEQELEELTASLFEEAHKMVNDANVKQAGAEKQLKEAQGKIDVLQAEVTALKTLVLTSTPSSPNRQLHPQLQPSGSRGTHKHIRNKSASGTFPPLPVRAEPASVSMQPVAKEDREMDSVLYAEFLMWKEHPTLDRSSAFLGRVYREDIGPCLSFTRSELSQLVQSAVENNSLTIEPVATSALPMVKASAIECGGPKKCALSGLSRLCRHRIKLGDKGSYYYISPSSRARITVVCNFFTYIRYIQQGLVRHSAEQMFWEVMRLRREMTVAKLGFYLCD; from the exons ATGGATGCGTTTGAGGGAATCCACAGCGTTCGGATCTCGCCCTCCCCGCCGCCTCCAGCCCCGTCCAGCCTGGGGTACGAGGTCCTCAGGGCGGGGGGCGCCGGGATAGCGGTGTATTCCTCGGCGGTCTTCTTTGGCGCTCCGGATGTGCTGGGACGCCAGCGCTCCAGAcggggagctgaggaggaggcctgTGCTGTCGGACA GTTGGTAGATCTGGATCCAGAGCCAGAGTCCAGGGTGGAGGGGGGCGGCCAGGCCGTTCCCACCTCAGACAGAGACCATGGTGCCCTCTCCCGGCTCCGCAGCCCCTCACTGGAAATGCGAGAGAAGGAAATCCGAGAAAAAAGCTCGGAGATCCTCAGGGAACAGCTGGATGCTGCAAAGAGG GAACTGAAACTAAAAGACAAGGAGTGCGAGCGTCTGTCGCAGGTCAGGaatcagctggagcaggagctggaggagctgacggCCAGTCTGTTCGAA GAAGCTCACAAAATGGTGAACGATGCAAACGTCAAACAAGcaggagcagagaagcagctgaaggaggctcAGGGGAAG ATCGATGTTCTCCAAGCCGAGGTCACGGCGCTGAAGACTCTAGTGTTGACGTCCACGCCGTCGTCGCCGAACCGCCAGCTgcatccacagctgcagccttcagGAAGCAGGGGGACGCACAAACACATCCGCAACAAGAGCGCCAGCGGTACCTTTCCACCGTTACCTGTGAGAGCAGAACCCGCATCCGTGTCCATGCAGCCTGTGGCCAAAGAGGACAGAGAG ATGGACTCAGTTCTTTATGCCGAGTTTTTGATGTGGAAGGAGCATCCGACACTCGACCGTTCATCTGCCTTCCTGGGTCGCGTTTACAGAGAAGACATCGGACCCTGTCTCTCCTTCACGCGATCCGAG CTGTCCCAGCTGGTGCAGAGTGCAGTGGAAAACAACTCTCTGACCATCGAGCCCGTGGCCACGTCAGCGCTACCGATGGTTAAAGCCTCAGCTATAGAATGTGGAGGCCCCAA AAAATGTGCGTTGAGCGGCTTGTCGCGTCTCTGTCGACATCGCATTAAACTCGGCGACAAGGGGAGTTACTATTACATCTCTCCCTCGAGCAGAGCCCGG ATCACAGTTGTCTGCAACTTTTTCACCTACATCCGCTACATTCAGCAAGGCCTGGTCAGACACAGTG CGGAACAGATGTTCTGGGAGGTCATGCGGCTCCGCAGAGAGATGACTGTGGCCAAGTTGGGTTTTTACCTCTGTGACTAG
- the rab3il1 gene encoding guanine nucleotide exchange factor for Rab-3A isoform X1, producing MDAFEGIHSVRISPSPPPPAPSSLGYEVLRAGGAGIAVYSSAVFFGAPDVLGRQRSRRGAEEEACAVGQLVDLDPEPESRVEGGGQAVPTSDRDHGALSRLRSPSLEMREKEIREKSSEILREQLDAAKRELKLKDKECERLSQVRNQLEQELEELTASLFEEAHKMVNDANVKQAGAEKQLKEAQGKIDVLQAEVTALKTLVLTSTPSSPNRQLHPQLQPSGSRGTHKHIRNKSASGTFPPLPVRAEPASVSMQPVAKEDREPAVPALLSLILCLVPGQSVSVNYEQGEGLGTDSRQMDSVLYAEFLMWKEHPTLDRSSAFLGRVYREDIGPCLSFTRSELSQLVQSAVENNSLTIEPVATSALPMVKASAIECGGPNGFRAAVETKCALSGLSRLCRHRIKLGDKGSYYYISPSSRARITVVCNFFTYIRYIQQGLVRHSAEQMFWEVMRLRREMTVAKLGFYLCD from the exons ATGGATGCGTTTGAGGGAATCCACAGCGTTCGGATCTCGCCCTCCCCGCCGCCTCCAGCCCCGTCCAGCCTGGGGTACGAGGTCCTCAGGGCGGGGGGCGCCGGGATAGCGGTGTATTCCTCGGCGGTCTTCTTTGGCGCTCCGGATGTGCTGGGACGCCAGCGCTCCAGAcggggagctgaggaggaggcctgTGCTGTCGGACA GTTGGTAGATCTGGATCCAGAGCCAGAGTCCAGGGTGGAGGGGGGCGGCCAGGCCGTTCCCACCTCAGACAGAGACCATGGTGCCCTCTCCCGGCTCCGCAGCCCCTCACTGGAAATGCGAGAGAAGGAAATCCGAGAAAAAAGCTCGGAGATCCTCAGGGAACAGCTGGATGCTGCAAAGAGG GAACTGAAACTAAAAGACAAGGAGTGCGAGCGTCTGTCGCAGGTCAGGaatcagctggagcaggagctggaggagctgacggCCAGTCTGTTCGAA GAAGCTCACAAAATGGTGAACGATGCAAACGTCAAACAAGcaggagcagagaagcagctgaaggaggctcAGGGGAAG ATCGATGTTCTCCAAGCCGAGGTCACGGCGCTGAAGACTCTAGTGTTGACGTCCACGCCGTCGTCGCCGAACCGCCAGCTgcatccacagctgcagccttcagGAAGCAGGGGGACGCACAAACACATCCGCAACAAGAGCGCCAGCGGTACCTTTCCACCGTTACCTGTGAGAGCAGAACCCGCATCCGTGTCCATGCAGCCTGTGGCCAAAGAGGACAGAGAG cctgctgttcctgctctcctctccctgaTTCTCTGTCTGGTTCCCGGACAGTCTGTCAGTGTGAACTATGAGCAGGGGGAGGGGCTGGGCACTGACAGCAGACAG ATGGACTCAGTTCTTTATGCCGAGTTTTTGATGTGGAAGGAGCATCCGACACTCGACCGTTCATCTGCCTTCCTGGGTCGCGTTTACAGAGAAGACATCGGACCCTGTCTCTCCTTCACGCGATCCGAG CTGTCCCAGCTGGTGCAGAGTGCAGTGGAAAACAACTCTCTGACCATCGAGCCCGTGGCCACGTCAGCGCTACCGATGGTTAAAGCCTCAGCTATAGAATGTGGAGGCCCCAA TGGCTTTAGAGCAGCAGTAGAGAC AAAATGTGCGTTGAGCGGCTTGTCGCGTCTCTGTCGACATCGCATTAAACTCGGCGACAAGGGGAGTTACTATTACATCTCTCCCTCGAGCAGAGCCCGG ATCACAGTTGTCTGCAACTTTTTCACCTACATCCGCTACATTCAGCAAGGCCTGGTCAGACACAGTG CGGAACAGATGTTCTGGGAGGTCATGCGGCTCCGCAGAGAGATGACTGTGGCCAAGTTGGGTTTTTACCTCTGTGACTAG
- the best1 gene encoding bestrophin-2 isoform X2, whose amino-acid sequence MTVTYSRTVADAGLGTFFNLLLRWKGSIYKLLYRELIIFTALYYFFSIVYRFVLNEEQRRLFEKLSIYCDRYAELIPVSFVLGFYVTLVVSRWWGQFENVPWPDRLAALVGGHVRGADEASRLTRRTLMRYANLSGVLIYRSVSTAVYKRFPTMEHVVQAGLMTSEERRHLENLPSPHNKFWVPCMWFVSLALRARTEGRINNDVALSAIFTELNSLRAKCMKLYGYDWISLPLVYTQVATVAVYSFFLACLIGRQFLDPAQRYPGHDVDFYLPVFTLLQFFFYVGWLKVAEQLINPFGEDDDDFETNWLVDRNLQVSLLSVDEMYDSLPLVEKDMYWNESEPQPPYTTASAEHRKPSFMGSALDISVPKEEMEFQSNLEQIKEHEEANYSTPLLGGLGRLLGVHSPNFPRSSRVSLLRRRPGAPLSRFPLYLHSEAPSTSNQARHPLNQERDPDYAFSHVPLYERPGFYSCPQTPIHCVPPAVPRPRPARRAQSEWDRSCTSLAPPTVGSQVLPPDTPSHIPPPPSSAFPWLGEDGEAQSTPAFSFPDPLTELSSISKPRPGHGLLSRRPLPPRLTLDNLPSADSQPGPQSARGAGSGGERVFSFTPPSRTAAANPNNPNSSSSSINATSTNSAGTTGSLCNSTNHSNFSNHGSFGTNIRASNGGTNGGLSNNMNTVSTSAPSQQESNQQNSPNDSGISLAEGDLLGVLVEGGVTKAAGGREQD is encoded by the exons ATGACGGTCACGTACTCCCGCACGGTCGCGGACGCGGGTCTGGGGACCTTCTTCAACCTGCTCCTGCGATGGAAGGGCAGCATCTACAAGCTCCTCTACAGGGAGCTCATCATCTTCACCGCGCTCTACTACTTCTTCAGCATCGTTTACAG GTTTGTGTTGaacgaggagcagaggaggctgttTGAGAAGCTGTCGATATACTGCGACCGGTACGCGGAGCTCATCCCCGTGTCGTTCGTGCTGG GGTTCTATGTCACCCTGGTTGTGTCCCGCTGGTGGGGTCAGTTCGAGAACGTGCCCTGGCCGGACCGCCTGGCGGCGTTAGTGGGGGGTCACGTGCGCGGGGCCGACGAGGCCTCCAGGTTGACCCGACGCACGCTGATGCGATACGCCAACCTGTCGGGTGTCCTCATTTACCGCTCGGTCAGCACCGCCGTCTACAAGAGGTTTCCCACCATGGAGCACGTGGTGCAGGCAG GGCTGATGACGTCAGAGGAGCGGAGGCACCTGGAGAACCTGCCCTCCCCTCATAACAAGTTCTGGGTTCCGTGCATGTGGTTCGTGAGTCTGGCTCTGAGAGCTCGGACGGAGGGTCGCATCAACAACGACGTGGCGCTGTCGGCCATTTTCACC GAGTTAAATAGTTTGCGGGCAAAGTGTATGAAGCTGTACGGTTACGACTGGATCAGCCTGCCGCTGGTCTACACTCAG GTGGCCACCGTGGCCGTCTACAGCTTCTTCCTGGCCTGTCTGATTGGCCGTCAGTTCCTGGACCCTGCTCAGAGGTACCCCGGTCACGACGTGGACTTCTACCTGCCCGTGTTCACCTTGTTGCAGTTCTTCTTCTATGTCGGCTGGCtgaag GTGGCAGAGCAACTCATCAATCCTTTTGGTGAAGACGACGACGACTTTGAAACCAACTGGCTGGTCGATCGCAATTTACAG GTGTCTTTGTTGTCCGTGGATGAGATGTATGACAGCCTCCCGCTAGTTGAGAAGGACATGTACTGGAATgagtctgagcctcagcctcCCTACACCACTGCCAGTGCTGAACACCGCAAACCCTCCTTCATGGGCTCGGCACTAGATATAAG TGTGCcgaaggaggagatggagttTCAGTCCAACCTGGAGCAAATTAAAGAGCACGAGGAGGCCAACTACTCCACTCCGTTGCTCGGAGGCCTGGGTCGTCTTCTTGGTGTGCACTCCCCCAACTTCCCCCGCTCCTCCCGCGTCTCCCTGCTGCGTCGCCGCCCCGGAGCTCCACTGAGCCGTTTCCCTCTGTACCTGCACTCCGAAGCCCCATCGACCTCGAATCAAGCCCGTCACCCTTTGAACCAGGAGCGAGATCCAGACTACGCGTTCTCCCACGTGCCCCTGTATGAGAGACCGGGCTTCTACAGCTGCCCTCAAACGCCCATCCACTGCGTGCCCCCTGCGGTGCCCCGTCCCCGACCTGCCCGCAGAGCCCAAAGCGAGTGGGATCGCAGCTGCACATCCCTCGCCCCTCCGACGGTGGGGTCACAGGTGCTGCCTCCGGACACGCCCAGCCATATCCCACCCCCGCCGTCCTCCGCTTTCCCCTGGCTGGGCGAGGACGGCGAGGCCCAGAGCACGCCTGCCTTTTCCTTCCCAGACCCGCTTACCGAACTTAGCTCAATATCGAAGCCCAGACCTGGACATGGCTTGCTGTCCCGCCGCCCGCTACCCCCCCGCCTTACGCTGGACAACCTCCCCTCAGCCGACAGCCAGCCAGGACCCCAAAGTGCTCGAggggcaggaagtggaggagaaagggTGTTCTCGTTCACTCCTCCCTCTCGCACAGCTGCTGCAAATCCCAATAATCCCAACAGCAGCTCTAGCAGCATTAATGCAACAAGCACCAACAGCGCTGGCACCACAGGAAGTCTGTGCAACAGTACAAATCACAGTAATTTTAGCAACCATGGGAGCTTTGGCACCAACATTAGAGCAAGCAACGGGGGCACCAACGGGGGCTTGAGCAATAACATGAACACAGTTTCCACTTCAGCGCCATCGCAGCAAGAAAGCAACCAGCAAAACTCTCCCAATGACTCAGGAATCTCACTGGCTGAAGGAGACCTGCTGGGAGTTTTGGTGGAGGGTGGAGTGACCAAGGCAGCGGGAGGAAGGGAGCAGGACTGA
- the best1 gene encoding bestrophin-1 isoform X1, translating into MEGQHLQAPLQGAHHLHRALLLLQHRLQVQLLPGSVAGAVLCFSGATKRPERVCFVRFVLNEEQRRLFEKLSIYCDRYAELIPVSFVLGFYVTLVVSRWWGQFENVPWPDRLAALVGGHVRGADEASRLTRRTLMRYANLSGVLIYRSVSTAVYKRFPTMEHVVQAGLMTSEERRHLENLPSPHNKFWVPCMWFVSLALRARTEGRINNDVALSAIFTELNSLRAKCMKLYGYDWISLPLVYTQVATVAVYSFFLACLIGRQFLDPAQRYPGHDVDFYLPVFTLLQFFFYVGWLKVAEQLINPFGEDDDDFETNWLVDRNLQVSLLSVDEMYDSLPLVEKDMYWNESEPQPPYTTASAEHRKPSFMGSALDISVPKEEMEFQSNLEQIKEHEEANYSTPLLGGLGRLLGVHSPNFPRSSRVSLLRRRPGAPLSRFPLYLHSEAPSTSNQARHPLNQERDPDYAFSHVPLYERPGFYSCPQTPIHCVPPAVPRPRPARRAQSEWDRSCTSLAPPTVGSQVLPPDTPSHIPPPPSSAFPWLGEDGEAQSTPAFSFPDPLTELSSISKPRPGHGLLSRRPLPPRLTLDNLPSADSQPGPQSARGAGSGGERVFSFTPPSRTAAANPNNPNSSSSSINATSTNSAGTTGSLCNSTNHSNFSNHGSFGTNIRASNGGTNGGLSNNMNTVSTSAPSQQESNQQNSPNDSGISLAEGDLLGVLVEGGVTKAAGGREQD; encoded by the exons ATGGAAGGGCAGCATCTACAAGCTCCTCTACAGGGAGCTCATCATCTTCACCGCGCTCTACTACTTCTTCAGCATCGTTTACAGGTACAGCTCCTGCCCGGCTCCGTCGCGGGGGCCGTTCTGTGCTTTTCAGGCGCCACAAAGAGACCCGAGCGTGTGTGCTTTGTCAGGTTTGTGTTGaacgaggagcagaggaggctgttTGAGAAGCTGTCGATATACTGCGACCGGTACGCGGAGCTCATCCCCGTGTCGTTCGTGCTGG GGTTCTATGTCACCCTGGTTGTGTCCCGCTGGTGGGGTCAGTTCGAGAACGTGCCCTGGCCGGACCGCCTGGCGGCGTTAGTGGGGGGTCACGTGCGCGGGGCCGACGAGGCCTCCAGGTTGACCCGACGCACGCTGATGCGATACGCCAACCTGTCGGGTGTCCTCATTTACCGCTCGGTCAGCACCGCCGTCTACAAGAGGTTTCCCACCATGGAGCACGTGGTGCAGGCAG GGCTGATGACGTCAGAGGAGCGGAGGCACCTGGAGAACCTGCCCTCCCCTCATAACAAGTTCTGGGTTCCGTGCATGTGGTTCGTGAGTCTGGCTCTGAGAGCTCGGACGGAGGGTCGCATCAACAACGACGTGGCGCTGTCGGCCATTTTCACC GAGTTAAATAGTTTGCGGGCAAAGTGTATGAAGCTGTACGGTTACGACTGGATCAGCCTGCCGCTGGTCTACACTCAG GTGGCCACCGTGGCCGTCTACAGCTTCTTCCTGGCCTGTCTGATTGGCCGTCAGTTCCTGGACCCTGCTCAGAGGTACCCCGGTCACGACGTGGACTTCTACCTGCCCGTGTTCACCTTGTTGCAGTTCTTCTTCTATGTCGGCTGGCtgaag GTGGCAGAGCAACTCATCAATCCTTTTGGTGAAGACGACGACGACTTTGAAACCAACTGGCTGGTCGATCGCAATTTACAG GTGTCTTTGTTGTCCGTGGATGAGATGTATGACAGCCTCCCGCTAGTTGAGAAGGACATGTACTGGAATgagtctgagcctcagcctcCCTACACCACTGCCAGTGCTGAACACCGCAAACCCTCCTTCATGGGCTCGGCACTAGATATAAG TGTGCcgaaggaggagatggagttTCAGTCCAACCTGGAGCAAATTAAAGAGCACGAGGAGGCCAACTACTCCACTCCGTTGCTCGGAGGCCTGGGTCGTCTTCTTGGTGTGCACTCCCCCAACTTCCCCCGCTCCTCCCGCGTCTCCCTGCTGCGTCGCCGCCCCGGAGCTCCACTGAGCCGTTTCCCTCTGTACCTGCACTCCGAAGCCCCATCGACCTCGAATCAAGCCCGTCACCCTTTGAACCAGGAGCGAGATCCAGACTACGCGTTCTCCCACGTGCCCCTGTATGAGAGACCGGGCTTCTACAGCTGCCCTCAAACGCCCATCCACTGCGTGCCCCCTGCGGTGCCCCGTCCCCGACCTGCCCGCAGAGCCCAAAGCGAGTGGGATCGCAGCTGCACATCCCTCGCCCCTCCGACGGTGGGGTCACAGGTGCTGCCTCCGGACACGCCCAGCCATATCCCACCCCCGCCGTCCTCCGCTTTCCCCTGGCTGGGCGAGGACGGCGAGGCCCAGAGCACGCCTGCCTTTTCCTTCCCAGACCCGCTTACCGAACTTAGCTCAATATCGAAGCCCAGACCTGGACATGGCTTGCTGTCCCGCCGCCCGCTACCCCCCCGCCTTACGCTGGACAACCTCCCCTCAGCCGACAGCCAGCCAGGACCCCAAAGTGCTCGAggggcaggaagtggaggagaaagggTGTTCTCGTTCACTCCTCCCTCTCGCACAGCTGCTGCAAATCCCAATAATCCCAACAGCAGCTCTAGCAGCATTAATGCAACAAGCACCAACAGCGCTGGCACCACAGGAAGTCTGTGCAACAGTACAAATCACAGTAATTTTAGCAACCATGGGAGCTTTGGCACCAACATTAGAGCAAGCAACGGGGGCACCAACGGGGGCTTGAGCAATAACATGAACACAGTTTCCACTTCAGCGCCATCGCAGCAAGAAAGCAACCAGCAAAACTCTCCCAATGACTCAGGAATCTCACTGGCTGAAGGAGACCTGCTGGGAGTTTTGGTGGAGGGTGGAGTGACCAAGGCAGCGGGAGGAAGGGAGCAGGACTGA
- the rab3il1 gene encoding guanine nucleotide exchange factor for Rab-3A isoform X5: MREKEIREKSSEILREQLDAAKRELKLKDKECERLSQVRNQLEQELEELTASLFEEAHKMVNDANVKQAGAEKQLKEAQGKIDVLQAEVTALKTLVLTSTPSSPNRQLHPQLQPSGSRGTHKHIRNKSASGTFPPLPVRAEPASVSMQPVAKEDREPAVPALLSLILCLVPGQSVSVNYEQGEGLGTDSRQMDSVLYAEFLMWKEHPTLDRSSAFLGRVYREDIGPCLSFTRSELSQLVQSAVENNSLTIEPVATSALPMVKASAIECGGPNGFRAAVETKCALSGLSRLCRHRIKLGDKGSYYYISPSSRARITVVCNFFTYIRYIQQGLVRHSAEQMFWEVMRLRREMTVAKLGFYLCD, from the exons ATGCGAGAGAAGGAAATCCGAGAAAAAAGCTCGGAGATCCTCAGGGAACAGCTGGATGCTGCAAAGAGG GAACTGAAACTAAAAGACAAGGAGTGCGAGCGTCTGTCGCAGGTCAGGaatcagctggagcaggagctggaggagctgacggCCAGTCTGTTCGAA GAAGCTCACAAAATGGTGAACGATGCAAACGTCAAACAAGcaggagcagagaagcagctgaaggaggctcAGGGGAAG ATCGATGTTCTCCAAGCCGAGGTCACGGCGCTGAAGACTCTAGTGTTGACGTCCACGCCGTCGTCGCCGAACCGCCAGCTgcatccacagctgcagccttcagGAAGCAGGGGGACGCACAAACACATCCGCAACAAGAGCGCCAGCGGTACCTTTCCACCGTTACCTGTGAGAGCAGAACCCGCATCCGTGTCCATGCAGCCTGTGGCCAAAGAGGACAGAGAG cctgctgttcctgctctcctctccctgaTTCTCTGTCTGGTTCCCGGACAGTCTGTCAGTGTGAACTATGAGCAGGGGGAGGGGCTGGGCACTGACAGCAGACAG ATGGACTCAGTTCTTTATGCCGAGTTTTTGATGTGGAAGGAGCATCCGACACTCGACCGTTCATCTGCCTTCCTGGGTCGCGTTTACAGAGAAGACATCGGACCCTGTCTCTCCTTCACGCGATCCGAG CTGTCCCAGCTGGTGCAGAGTGCAGTGGAAAACAACTCTCTGACCATCGAGCCCGTGGCCACGTCAGCGCTACCGATGGTTAAAGCCTCAGCTATAGAATGTGGAGGCCCCAA TGGCTTTAGAGCAGCAGTAGAGAC AAAATGTGCGTTGAGCGGCTTGTCGCGTCTCTGTCGACATCGCATTAAACTCGGCGACAAGGGGAGTTACTATTACATCTCTCCCTCGAGCAGAGCCCGG ATCACAGTTGTCTGCAACTTTTTCACCTACATCCGCTACATTCAGCAAGGCCTGGTCAGACACAGTG CGGAACAGATGTTCTGGGAGGTCATGCGGCTCCGCAGAGAGATGACTGTGGCCAAGTTGGGTTTTTACCTCTGTGACTAG
- the rab3il1 gene encoding guanine nucleotide exchange factor for Rab-3A isoform X3: MDAFEGIHSVRISPSPPPPAPSSLGYEVLRAGGAGIAVYSSAVFFGAPDVLGRQRSRRGAEEEACAVGQLVDLDPEPESRVEGGGQAVPTSDRDHGALSRLRSPSLEMREKEIREKSSEILREQLDAAKRELKLKDKECERLSQVRNQLEQELEELTASLFEEAHKMVNDANVKQAGAEKQLKEAQGKIDVLQAEVTALKTLVLTSTPSSPNRQLHPQLQPSGSRGTHKHIRNKSASGTFPPLPVRAEPASVSMQPVAKEDREMDSVLYAEFLMWKEHPTLDRSSAFLGRVYREDIGPCLSFTRSELSQLVQSAVENNSLTIEPVATSALPMVKASAIECGGPNGFRAAVETKCALSGLSRLCRHRIKLGDKGSYYYISPSSRARITVVCNFFTYIRYIQQGLVRHSAEQMFWEVMRLRREMTVAKLGFYLCD; this comes from the exons ATGGATGCGTTTGAGGGAATCCACAGCGTTCGGATCTCGCCCTCCCCGCCGCCTCCAGCCCCGTCCAGCCTGGGGTACGAGGTCCTCAGGGCGGGGGGCGCCGGGATAGCGGTGTATTCCTCGGCGGTCTTCTTTGGCGCTCCGGATGTGCTGGGACGCCAGCGCTCCAGAcggggagctgaggaggaggcctgTGCTGTCGGACA GTTGGTAGATCTGGATCCAGAGCCAGAGTCCAGGGTGGAGGGGGGCGGCCAGGCCGTTCCCACCTCAGACAGAGACCATGGTGCCCTCTCCCGGCTCCGCAGCCCCTCACTGGAAATGCGAGAGAAGGAAATCCGAGAAAAAAGCTCGGAGATCCTCAGGGAACAGCTGGATGCTGCAAAGAGG GAACTGAAACTAAAAGACAAGGAGTGCGAGCGTCTGTCGCAGGTCAGGaatcagctggagcaggagctggaggagctgacggCCAGTCTGTTCGAA GAAGCTCACAAAATGGTGAACGATGCAAACGTCAAACAAGcaggagcagagaagcagctgaaggaggctcAGGGGAAG ATCGATGTTCTCCAAGCCGAGGTCACGGCGCTGAAGACTCTAGTGTTGACGTCCACGCCGTCGTCGCCGAACCGCCAGCTgcatccacagctgcagccttcagGAAGCAGGGGGACGCACAAACACATCCGCAACAAGAGCGCCAGCGGTACCTTTCCACCGTTACCTGTGAGAGCAGAACCCGCATCCGTGTCCATGCAGCCTGTGGCCAAAGAGGACAGAGAG ATGGACTCAGTTCTTTATGCCGAGTTTTTGATGTGGAAGGAGCATCCGACACTCGACCGTTCATCTGCCTTCCTGGGTCGCGTTTACAGAGAAGACATCGGACCCTGTCTCTCCTTCACGCGATCCGAG CTGTCCCAGCTGGTGCAGAGTGCAGTGGAAAACAACTCTCTGACCATCGAGCCCGTGGCCACGTCAGCGCTACCGATGGTTAAAGCCTCAGCTATAGAATGTGGAGGCCCCAA TGGCTTTAGAGCAGCAGTAGAGAC AAAATGTGCGTTGAGCGGCTTGTCGCGTCTCTGTCGACATCGCATTAAACTCGGCGACAAGGGGAGTTACTATTACATCTCTCCCTCGAGCAGAGCCCGG ATCACAGTTGTCTGCAACTTTTTCACCTACATCCGCTACATTCAGCAAGGCCTGGTCAGACACAGTG CGGAACAGATGTTCTGGGAGGTCATGCGGCTCCGCAGAGAGATGACTGTGGCCAAGTTGGGTTTTTACCTCTGTGACTAG